The following are encoded together in the Naumannella cuiyingiana genome:
- a CDS encoding sodium:solute symporter family protein — MIIMMSMLVVFYAIVIFILYRTKQTDNPTFSEYSVGGRRYGPWFVAMCYVNSWWPGATYIAFFGLAAGAGVFGFYGLAYSTLGVAMMYFLATRAWRWGAHYNLRSQPELMGLRYNSSAVRIVASLIGVISVFPWVVLGMQALGEVFVWASAGTIPLTACLIIGLVAILIRQYWTVRMGMRGLIMTDAFQGCVAYVGAAVVCLVLLSGLAGPPVGFAELGRLPVEFLRVPGDGDGYGPLYLASLIFTGVVGSLCWPMSFQRIYTASGVRSVKAGTIRTVLISATFYTLLMVFGIAVSQMPVVAENPQAGWFTALQSYGGTWLLGLGVTIVFAASMGHIDGSVQVCGLQIANDLVNSERRQLTDVQLTRVAKISMVIFMLLAGVLAYLTFNFSRLQLLAQISYQGIIQLAVPLFIGVFWQRGSKQGAIAGMVTGFSVAAVLTAIYPDDMPALASITGGIVGLGVNLLVFAVVSALTPPSAAERQRVAEMFDVARNPVRVAPVPVEVSELTEPEGSR; from the coding sequence ATGATCATCATGATGTCGATGCTGGTGGTCTTCTATGCGATCGTGATCTTCATCCTCTACCGGACGAAGCAGACCGACAACCCGACCTTCAGCGAGTACTCGGTCGGCGGGCGCCGCTACGGCCCGTGGTTCGTCGCGATGTGCTACGTCAACTCCTGGTGGCCGGGGGCGACCTACATCGCCTTCTTCGGGCTCGCCGCCGGAGCCGGAGTCTTCGGCTTCTATGGGTTGGCGTACTCCACGCTCGGGGTCGCGATGATGTACTTCCTGGCCACCCGGGCCTGGCGCTGGGGCGCCCACTACAACCTGCGGTCCCAGCCGGAACTGATGGGGCTGCGCTACAACTCCTCCGCCGTCCGGATCGTCGCAAGCCTGATCGGGGTGATCTCGGTGTTCCCGTGGGTGGTGCTCGGCATGCAGGCGCTGGGCGAGGTCTTCGTCTGGGCCAGCGCCGGAACGATTCCGCTGACGGCATGCCTGATCATCGGCCTCGTCGCGATCCTGATCCGTCAGTACTGGACGGTGCGGATGGGCATGCGCGGCCTGATCATGACCGACGCCTTCCAGGGGTGCGTCGCCTATGTCGGCGCGGCCGTGGTCTGCCTGGTCCTGCTGAGCGGCCTGGCCGGGCCACCCGTCGGATTCGCCGAGCTGGGGCGCCTGCCGGTCGAGTTCCTGCGGGTCCCGGGCGACGGCGACGGCTACGGACCGCTGTACCTGGCCAGCCTGATCTTCACCGGTGTCGTCGGCAGCCTGTGCTGGCCGATGAGCTTCCAACGGATCTACACCGCCTCCGGTGTCAGGTCGGTCAAGGCCGGCACGATCCGCACGGTGCTGATCTCCGCGACTTTCTACACCTTGTTGATGGTGTTCGGCATCGCGGTCTCACAGATGCCCGTGGTTGCGGAGAATCCGCAGGCCGGATGGTTCACGGCGCTGCAGAGCTACGGCGGGACCTGGTTGCTCGGCTTGGGCGTGACGATCGTGTTCGCGGCGTCCATGGGCCACATCGACGGCAGCGTGCAGGTCTGCGGACTGCAGATCGCCAACGATCTGGTCAACTCCGAGCGCCGGCAACTGACCGATGTCCAGCTCACCCGGGTCGCCAAGATCAGCATGGTGATCTTCATGCTGTTGGCGGGCGTCCTGGCGTACCTGACGTTCAACTTCTCCCGACTACAACTGCTGGCACAGATCTCCTACCAGGGGATCATCCAGCTCGCGGTGCCGTTGTTCATCGGCGTGTTCTGGCAGCGTGGCAGCAAACAGGGGGCCATCGCGGGAATGGTCACGGGGTTCTCGGTCGCCGCGGTGCTGACTGCCATCTATCCCGACGACATGCCTGCCCTGGCCAGCATCACCGGAGGTATCGTCGGTCTCGGCGTCAACCTGTTGGTGTTCGCGGTGGTTTCCGCGCTCACACCGCCGTCGGCCGCCGAACGGCAGCGGGTGGCCGAGATGTTCGACGTCGCTCGCAACCCGGTGCGGGTCGCGCCCGTGCCGGTGGAGGTCTCGGAGCTGACCGAACCGGAGGGCAGTCGATGA
- a CDS encoding inositol monophosphatase family protein yields the protein MTDRGATLTGPDSLSGPAQHALALLAQAGELTRDWFARRGRVRVEDKADGTPVTQADREIELLLREGLAEVFPDDGIYGEEFGETHGGSGCRWIIDPIDGTKSFVHGVPLFANLIARECDGEITFGAIGLPALGCTVYAERGAGCWRDRERLHVSAHHELADAYLMATWLEDWPGAVLDEARRRRVVVRTWGDAFGYAMVAAGEADAVVDHRAEIYDLAPMPVIIAEAGGRFTCKAGSDSHARGSGVASNGLIHDAVMALIN from the coding sequence ATGACTGACCGCGGCGCCACGCTGACCGGCCCGGACTCGTTGAGCGGCCCGGCACAGCACGCCCTGGCGCTGCTGGCACAGGCCGGCGAGCTGACCCGGGATTGGTTCGCCCGGCGCGGTCGCGTCCGGGTCGAGGACAAGGCGGACGGTACGCCGGTGACGCAGGCGGATCGGGAGATCGAACTGCTGCTGCGCGAAGGCCTGGCCGAGGTCTTTCCCGACGACGGCATCTACGGCGAGGAGTTCGGCGAGACGCACGGTGGTAGTGGCTGCCGGTGGATCATCGATCCCATCGACGGCACCAAGTCGTTCGTCCACGGCGTACCCCTGTTCGCGAATCTGATCGCGCGCGAATGCGACGGTGAGATCACGTTCGGTGCGATCGGGCTGCCGGCGCTGGGCTGCACGGTGTACGCCGAGCGCGGTGCGGGCTGCTGGCGGGACCGGGAACGGCTGCACGTGTCGGCGCACCACGAGCTTGCCGATGCCTATCTGATGGCGACCTGGCTCGAGGACTGGCCGGGCGCGGTGCTCGACGAGGCACGCCGTCGGCGGGTGGTGGTCCGCACCTGGGGCGACGCGTTCGGCTACGCGATGGTCGCCGCTGGCGAGGCCGACGCCGTCGTCGATCATCGCGCAGAGATCTACGATCTCGCGCCGATGCCGGTGATCATCGCGGAGGCCGGTGGTCGGTTCACCTGCAAGGCGGGCAGCGACAGCCACGCCCGGGGAAGCGGTGTCGCCTCCAATGGGCTCATTCACGATGCCGTGATGGCATTGATCAACTAG
- a CDS encoding GntR family transcriptional regulator has translation MSTLADRTAAVLRRLTAEHRERGASRLPTERELAAGLGVSRTTLRSALDRLVREGDLRRGAGRKEGMFVTGVIDRPEDAIVGSACGQHTVCRDLNTVKGVPEMLNEQGYADSTTVLSARIEPAPRSAARALGLPPGSSVTSLRRVRYADGEPLSLEQLYLGGPHCERYLSTRLDSLYAGLRTDFGLVITAARETITLAVINASAGSLLQRTPGSTALRLERVAYDQARRPVEYSVDLFRADRTELRVHAGA, from the coding sequence ATGTCCACGCTTGCTGACCGAACCGCCGCGGTGCTGCGTCGACTGACGGCCGAGCATCGTGAGCGCGGCGCATCCCGGTTGCCGACCGAACGAGAGCTCGCCGCCGGCCTCGGGGTGTCGCGAACGACCCTGCGTTCGGCCCTGGACCGACTCGTGCGCGAGGGTGACCTGCGACGCGGAGCCGGACGCAAGGAGGGCATGTTCGTCACTGGGGTGATCGACCGCCCCGAGGACGCGATCGTCGGATCCGCATGTGGGCAGCACACGGTCTGCCGCGACCTGAACACGGTCAAGGGCGTACCGGAGATGCTCAACGAACAAGGCTATGCCGATTCGACCACCGTCTTGTCCGCACGGATCGAACCCGCGCCGCGATCCGCGGCCCGGGCCCTGGGTCTGCCGCCGGGGTCGTCGGTCACGTCACTGCGCCGGGTGCGCTATGCCGACGGCGAACCGCTGTCGCTCGAACAGCTCTACCTCGGGGGACCGCACTGCGAGCGTTACCTGTCCACCCGCCTGGATTCCCTCTACGCCGGACTGCGCACCGACTTCGGTCTGGTGATCACCGCCGCCCGCGAGACCATCACGCTCGCGGTGATCAATGCCAGCGCCGGCTCGTTGCTCCAGCGCACCCCCGGCTCGACGGCCCTTCGGCTGGAACGGGTCGCCTACGACCAGGCCCGACGCCCCGTCGAGTACTCGGTCGATCTCTTCCGCGCGGACCGGACGGAGCTGCGGGTCCACGCCGGCGCCTGA
- a CDS encoding TetR/AcrR family transcriptional regulator translates to MTESRFRNPRPRIMQAATRLFASNVIPSIGMTEIASAARVSKTSMYREFPTKSDLIEAVATHRSDAVHDEVIRSAGNRPPGIDRIRGLCSDLEDWYRSPDFHGCLVMRSASHAGEGRVNAVAHAHVLRYEQFINDALVDAGYPDASAVAGEIVALIEGVTLLHTIGSRSVALTDAVDRVLSTLDSPPSR, encoded by the coding sequence ATGACTGAATCGAGGTTCCGCAACCCACGACCGCGGATCATGCAGGCGGCGACCCGGCTGTTCGCGTCGAACGTCATCCCGTCGATCGGAATGACCGAGATCGCATCGGCTGCACGCGTGTCGAAGACGAGCATGTACCGCGAGTTCCCCACCAAGTCAGACCTCATCGAAGCGGTCGCGACCCACCGCAGCGACGCCGTCCACGACGAAGTGATCCGCAGCGCCGGCAACAGGCCGCCCGGTATCGATCGCATCAGAGGGCTGTGCAGCGACCTCGAGGACTGGTACCGCTCCCCCGACTTCCACGGCTGCCTGGTGATGCGGTCGGCGTCGCACGCCGGCGAAGGCCGTGTCAACGCGGTGGCCCACGCACACGTGCTGCGGTACGAGCAGTTCATCAACGACGCGCTCGTGGACGCGGGCTACCCCGACGCGTCCGCCGTTGCGGGCGAGATCGTCGCACTCATCGAGGGAGTAACCCTCCTGCACACCATTGGTTCTCGATCGGTCGCGCTCACCGACGCGGTGGACAGGGTGCTCTCCACGCTGGACTCACCGCCGTCTCGATGA
- a CDS encoding MFS transporter produces MGRTSVAALWVAVFCGYVALGATIQVLPGYVTGALGGTLTAAGLAVGIAFAATALTRPVAGWLADGAHSRPVVATGGVLTALGGAGHLLATTIPEILLARVVMGAGEAALFSAALPWVLSSIPADRKGAMAGWFGLSMWGGLAVGPVVGSAISDATGSARSVWWTVTALGIVSLIFAVSVRAGQTPSPARPSFTLRGLLPWGASAPGAVFGLSAYGYGAINAIIVLYLANLRSGASHYVLGVFAAAFLITRFFGSPLVTRWGGKRVWGAMLAVETVGLAIIAIPSAGVVGIVAGTALAAVGVSLMFPATVAVTLDRAGPKAPGTSVAVMASFWDLGLMVAGPLSGAVASRFDYPSAFALAAAVSFAALLASAAVRSTAKHEVHQPATHESGGRQ; encoded by the coding sequence ATGGGAAGGACATCGGTAGCCGCACTCTGGGTCGCCGTCTTCTGCGGCTACGTCGCGCTCGGTGCCACCATTCAAGTACTCCCCGGCTACGTCACCGGCGCGCTCGGCGGAACGCTGACGGCTGCAGGGCTCGCGGTGGGAATCGCCTTCGCAGCGACAGCGCTGACGAGACCGGTGGCAGGCTGGCTCGCCGACGGCGCCCACTCACGCCCGGTCGTTGCGACGGGCGGCGTCCTGACCGCCCTTGGCGGCGCTGGGCATCTTCTAGCGACGACGATCCCCGAGATCCTGCTCGCGCGCGTGGTGATGGGCGCCGGCGAGGCAGCCCTGTTCTCCGCTGCACTGCCGTGGGTCCTGTCCTCCATCCCGGCGGACAGGAAGGGAGCGATGGCGGGCTGGTTCGGCCTGTCGATGTGGGGCGGCCTCGCTGTGGGTCCCGTGGTCGGCAGCGCAATCAGCGATGCGACCGGATCGGCGAGATCGGTCTGGTGGACGGTCACCGCGCTCGGGATTGTTTCTCTGATCTTCGCCGTGAGCGTGCGGGCTGGCCAAACACCGTCTCCTGCGCGTCCTTCGTTCACACTGCGCGGGCTGTTGCCCTGGGGCGCGAGCGCCCCAGGGGCCGTGTTCGGTCTGTCCGCCTACGGTTACGGCGCGATCAACGCGATAATCGTGCTCTACCTCGCGAACCTGCGCTCCGGCGCCTCACACTACGTCCTGGGTGTCTTCGCCGCCGCCTTCCTGATCACGCGCTTCTTCGGAAGCCCCCTGGTGACTCGCTGGGGCGGGAAGCGTGTGTGGGGCGCGATGCTCGCGGTCGAGACCGTCGGGTTGGCGATCATCGCGATTCCCTCAGCCGGAGTCGTCGGGATTGTGGCGGGGACGGCGTTGGCCGCAGTCGGAGTGTCACTGATGTTCCCGGCGACCGTCGCCGTGACGCTCGACCGAGCCGGCCCCAAGGCGCCGGGCACCTCGGTGGCGGTCATGGCGTCCTTCTGGGATCTCGGTCTGATGGTGGCGGGCCCGCTCAGCGGAGCGGTCGCGAGCCGCTTCGACTACCCATCGGCCTTCGCTCTCGCTGCGGCAGTATCGTTCGCCGCACTGCTGGCCTCCGCCGCTGTCAGGAGCACTGCCAAACACGAAGTGCACCAGCCGGCTACTCACGAATCGGGGGGTCGACAATGA
- a CDS encoding pyridoxamine 5'-phosphate oxidase family protein, with protein sequence MTGFSKIAYTSSVRRQQHDHGSRNAIARTETDDVFAGLTAQEQAFIGARDEFYLGTINADGWPYIQYKSGPKGFVECSAGPSGAVDTLRYLEVAGNRQYVSFGNLEDNPKLSLFFIDYVRRMRLKIFGLGSLEQHPAGANGRISTVIRIRVEASTWNCPKSIIPRFSVDELVELGVRAPAAPGR encoded by the coding sequence ATGACGGGATTCTCGAAGATCGCCTACACCTCCTCGGTCAGGCGGCAGCAGCACGACCACGGCAGCCGGAACGCGATTGCCAGAACGGAGACCGACGACGTCTTCGCCGGGCTGACCGCTCAGGAGCAGGCTTTCATCGGCGCTCGCGACGAGTTCTACCTCGGCACGATCAACGCCGACGGCTGGCCGTACATCCAATACAAGTCCGGGCCAAAAGGGTTCGTCGAATGCTCCGCCGGCCCCAGCGGCGCCGTGGACACGCTCCGCTACCTTGAGGTGGCGGGCAACCGACAGTACGTGTCGTTCGGCAACCTTGAGGACAATCCCAAGCTCTCCCTGTTCTTCATCGACTACGTTCGGCGAATGAGGCTCAAGATCTTCGGCCTGGGCTCGCTCGAGCAGCACCCTGCCGGGGCGAACGGCCGGATCTCGACGGTGATCAGGATCCGCGTCGAAGCGTCGACCTGGAACTGCCCGAAGTCGATCATCCCGAGGTTCTCCGTGGATGAGCTTGTCGAGCTCGGCGTCCGAGCCCCCGCAGCACCCGGGCGCTGA
- a CDS encoding TetR/AcrR family transcriptional regulator produces the protein MPVQAGATIDPRATRARVLDAAARLFYDRSLAAVGMREIATASNASQLTIYRYFESKEGLAAAVARERSDRIHAWLLQSLAPLDPGPTRVLALFDLLTRWFAEQGFRGCAVINYAADSRGGLSAHEVTRGHLARYRDLLERLLIEAGVPEPVPLARQLLLLIEGATVVTQIDGDGAAGADARRAAETLLASSLAKGQ, from the coding sequence ATGCCGGTGCAGGCAGGGGCGACGATCGACCCCCGCGCGACGCGTGCGCGGGTGCTTGATGCCGCCGCGCGGTTGTTCTACGACCGCAGCCTGGCCGCGGTAGGAATGCGGGAGATCGCAACGGCGTCGAACGCATCGCAGCTGACGATCTACCGGTACTTCGAGTCCAAGGAGGGCCTCGCTGCGGCTGTTGCCCGCGAGCGCAGCGACCGGATCCATGCCTGGTTGCTGCAGTCGCTTGCGCCCCTTGATCCAGGGCCGACGCGCGTACTGGCACTTTTCGATCTTCTCACCCGCTGGTTCGCCGAACAGGGTTTCCGCGGGTGCGCGGTGATCAATTATGCCGCTGACAGCCGTGGCGGCCTGTCAGCGCACGAGGTCACCCGGGGACACCTTGCGCGGTATCGAGATTTGCTCGAGCGCCTGTTGATCGAGGCGGGAGTGCCCGAACCGGTACCACTGGCCCGCCAGCTTCTGCTGCTGATTGAAGGCGCCACGGTCGTCACCCAGATCGATGGCGACGGCGCAGCAGGCGCTGACGCCCGTCGTGCCGCCGAGACCCTCCTTGCCTCATCGTTGGCCAAGGGGCAGTAG
- a CDS encoding MFS transporter — protein sequence MSDEPKTHLSQDWRPRTAILALGAFAVGTDGYVIVGLLPEIGSTLHVSSAATGQLVSVFALVYALLSPVLATVTGRWSRRRTLVTGLVLLGVGNAVTALAGSYALVLASRVLAGAGAALFAANAVATASLLAGEERRGSAISMVTAGSTLSLVLGAPLGTLIGKQWGWQAAIWFITVIAAVIAVAIAALLPPIKVDQTASLRERMAPLGDPRVLKVLAVTLLAFVGVFLPFTYMSKVFELATGGDQSKLAALLMIFGIFATAGNLISGRLADRFGPRVVVIAATSGIAIVFLVMLTARADFALAAVLHALSGFVCFSVIGPQQHRITAYAPAGGAPLVSALNLSTAYLGNFSSSVIGAIILSTTTSPAYILPVAAGFAIAASLVAWGSGRSERSPADDHSARAAETSTAPDA from the coding sequence ATGTCCGATGAACCGAAGACTCATCTCAGCCAGGACTGGAGGCCGCGAACGGCGATCTTGGCTCTTGGTGCGTTCGCGGTCGGCACCGACGGCTACGTCATCGTCGGACTGCTGCCGGAAATCGGCTCGACCTTGCATGTCAGCAGCGCCGCGACGGGCCAGTTGGTCAGCGTGTTCGCGCTGGTTTACGCGTTGCTGTCCCCGGTACTCGCCACCGTCACGGGCAGATGGTCGAGACGGCGGACGTTGGTCACCGGCCTGGTCCTGCTCGGCGTGGGCAATGCCGTGACCGCGCTGGCTGGGAGCTACGCACTCGTTCTCGCATCGCGTGTACTTGCCGGCGCGGGCGCGGCCCTGTTCGCCGCGAATGCGGTCGCCACCGCCTCCCTTCTTGCCGGCGAGGAGCGTCGGGGCAGTGCGATCTCCATGGTGACAGCCGGATCGACCCTCTCGCTCGTGCTCGGTGCACCACTGGGGACGTTGATCGGGAAGCAGTGGGGGTGGCAAGCCGCGATCTGGTTCATCACGGTGATTGCCGCGGTCATCGCTGTCGCCATCGCCGCGTTGCTGCCGCCGATCAAGGTCGACCAGACAGCCAGCCTCCGCGAGCGCATGGCTCCCCTCGGCGACCCTCGGGTGCTGAAGGTCCTTGCGGTCACGCTCCTTGCCTTCGTCGGCGTCTTCTTGCCGTTCACCTATATGAGCAAGGTCTTCGAACTTGCCACCGGAGGTGATCAGAGCAAGTTGGCAGCACTTCTGATGATCTTCGGAATCTTCGCCACCGCAGGCAATCTCATATCCGGTCGGCTCGCCGACCGCTTCGGTCCGCGGGTCGTGGTCATCGCGGCGACGTCGGGGATTGCCATCGTGTTTCTTGTGATGCTCACTGCCCGTGCCGACTTCGCCTTGGCCGCAGTGCTGCATGCGCTGAGCGGTTTCGTGTGCTTCTCCGTGATCGGCCCCCAGCAGCACCGCATCACCGCCTACGCACCTGCCGGTGGTGCTCCTTTGGTGTCGGCGCTCAACCTCTCCACGGCCTACCTGGGGAACTTCTCATCGAGCGTCATCGGCGCGATCATCCTGTCCACCACGACATCTCCCGCTTACATCCTTCCGGTCGCCGCCGGCTTCGCGATCGCAGCAAGTCTGGTGGCATGGGGTTCAGGACGATCGGAGCGCTCGCCCGCAGATGACCACAGCGCCCGCGCCGCCGAAACTTCGACAGCGCCAGACGCCTAG
- a CDS encoding alanine racemase: MTGTTLRIDEAAWRTSLDRVRDATPGLVPVAKGNGYGFGLPRLAAEATRLGADTIAVGTPGELDAVADRFPGTIVVLTPWPGAPADDPRIVPTISRLDELRRLAASDNRPRALVEVATSMRRHGLAPAELADAAPLIDRLDFAGWTIHLPIGDTSAEAVDLARTATAARPAPLWFSHVGADRVARIGAELGVETRLRLGTGLWLADPSAYRATSTVLDVHRVRRGERAGYRQRKVPGDGWVVVVSGGTANGIGLEAPTAATTLRQRLTAVAGGGLAATGRALSPFELDGRKRWFLEPPHMQSSLIFLPAGSAPPAIGDEVPVTVRMTTYLPDATAA, encoded by the coding sequence GTGACGGGAACGACACTGCGCATCGACGAGGCGGCCTGGCGTACCTCCCTGGATCGGGTACGCGACGCAACGCCCGGCCTGGTGCCGGTGGCGAAGGGCAACGGCTACGGCTTCGGGCTTCCGCGGCTGGCCGCGGAGGCGACCCGGCTCGGCGCCGACACCATCGCGGTGGGTACGCCGGGCGAGCTCGACGCGGTCGCCGACCGGTTCCCCGGCACGATCGTCGTGCTCACTCCCTGGCCCGGTGCGCCGGCCGACGACCCGCGGATCGTGCCGACGATCAGCCGCCTCGACGAGTTGCGCCGCCTCGCCGCCTCCGACAACCGGCCCCGCGCCCTGGTCGAGGTCGCGACCTCGATGCGGCGGCACGGTCTCGCGCCGGCCGAGCTCGCCGACGCCGCCCCACTGATCGACCGCCTCGACTTCGCCGGCTGGACGATCCACCTGCCGATCGGCGATACCTCCGCCGAGGCCGTCGATCTTGCGCGCACCGCCACCGCGGCCCGCCCGGCACCGCTCTGGTTCTCCCATGTCGGTGCCGACCGGGTTGCCCGGATCGGCGCCGAGCTCGGGGTGGAGACCCGCCTGCGGCTGGGCACCGGGTTGTGGCTGGCGGACCCGTCCGCCTACCGCGCCACCTCGACCGTGCTCGATGTCCATCGGGTACGCCGGGGCGAGCGCGCGGGCTATCGGCAGCGCAAGGTGCCGGGCGACGGCTGGGTCGTCGTGGTCTCGGGCGGCACGGCGAACGGCATCGGTCTGGAGGCCCCGACCGCCGCGACCACGCTCCGGCAGCGTCTCACCGCGGTGGCCGGGGGCGGCCTGGCGGCGACCGGCCGCGCGCTGTCGCCGTTCGAGCTCGACGGCCGCAAGCGCTGGTTCCTGGAGCCGCCGCACATGCAGTCCTCGCTGATCTTCCTGCCGGCGGGCTCCGCTCCCCCGGCGATCGGCGACGAGGTGCCCGTCACCGTGCGGATGACGACCTACCTGCCGGACGCGACCGCGGCCTGA
- a CDS encoding AAA family ATPase, with amino-acid sequence MAFEQHALVRVSGRADHDLDPSSHPARIPAVAQLLAEGLDLSPTATFLVGENGSGKSTLIEAIATAYGLSPEGGTAHGLHSTRPTESPLSGALQLHRGLGPRNGFFLRAETMHGWFSFIEQYGRHPDYHAMSHGESFSAVIDWAINPRFPGLLVLDEPEAALSFSSTLRLIGALDQATRIGIQVLCATHSPILASLPGATIIELDERGYAQTSWDDLELVQHWRRYLDAPGRYLRHLLD; translated from the coding sequence ATGGCGTTCGAGCAGCACGCGCTGGTACGCGTGAGCGGCCGCGCCGATCACGACCTCGACCCGTCGAGCCATCCCGCGAGGATCCCCGCTGTGGCCCAACTGCTCGCCGAGGGTCTCGACCTGTCCCCCACCGCGACCTTCCTGGTCGGGGAGAACGGCTCCGGCAAGTCCACGCTGATCGAGGCGATCGCGACCGCGTACGGCCTGTCCCCCGAGGGCGGCACCGCCCACGGGCTGCACTCGACGCGGCCGACGGAGTCGCCGCTGTCCGGCGCGCTGCAACTGCACCGCGGGCTCGGCCCGCGCAACGGCTTCTTCCTGCGCGCGGAGACCATGCACGGCTGGTTCAGCTTCATCGAGCAGTACGGCCGCCATCCCGACTATCACGCGATGAGCCACGGCGAATCCTTCAGCGCGGTGATCGACTGGGCGATCAACCCGCGCTTCCCCGGTCTGCTGGTGCTCGACGAGCCCGAGGCCGCCTTGTCCTTCTCCTCCACCCTGCGCCTGATCGGAGCGCTCGATCAGGCGACCAGGATCGGGATCCAGGTGCTCTGCGCGACCCACTCGCCGATCCTGGCCTCGCTACCCGGCGCGACGATCATCGAGCTCGACGAGCGGGGGTACGCCCAGACGAGCTGGGATGACCTTGAACTGGTCCAGCACTGGCGTCGCTATCTCGATGCGCCCGGCCGCTATCTGCGCCACCTGCTGGACTGA
- a CDS encoding MDR family MFS transporter: protein MTAADSRTDPAPAPGRLSHREVLEVMAGLLSVLGTALVSTTIVSTALPTIMADLDGTQRQYTWVITASLLAMTISTPIWGKLSDLFDKKLLVQLAIIMFVVGSIGAGLSVAVAPMMAFRAVQGLAMGGLTALTQSIMATIISPRERGRYSGYMGAVMAVSTVSGPVLGGIITDHLGWRWCFFVVIPLALVSSVVLQRTLRLPHVRRPVRFDYVGAVLFAVAAALPMLWVTFAGQDYAWLSWETAAFLGGTVAAAALAVFVELRVPDPMVPLRVLGNRTTALMIITAIGAGVAMFTGGTFMTQYFQLAGGFAPTTAGLMTIPLIIAQMLSTTISGQLVSRTGRWKPIMVISAVMLVIGLFALSTIDHATAYPLVAVYMFVMGIGVGGLLQNTVLAVQNTVALKDMGAASATVAFFRSLGGAVGVSMLGALLANHVQQRVVDGLRSIGIDPSLAGGGGGSLDLSALPPAVRQVIHFAYGDSFGQLFLVAGIVAAASLVAVIIVVEQPLRDTIDLKPAPDRSVPNPNRTPATAGVSPAGGADSGRAHRDSDASAGPVQGHPSSSGRTPARRAR from the coding sequence ATGACCGCGGCCGACAGCCGGACCGACCCGGCGCCGGCGCCCGGCCGCCTGAGCCACCGCGAGGTGCTCGAGGTGATGGCCGGCCTGTTGTCGGTGCTCGGCACCGCCCTGGTCTCCACGACCATCGTCTCGACCGCGCTGCCCACGATCATGGCGGACCTGGACGGTACGCAGCGGCAATACACCTGGGTGATCACCGCCTCGCTGCTCGCGATGACCATCTCCACGCCGATCTGGGGCAAGCTCTCCGATCTGTTCGACAAGAAGCTGTTGGTTCAGCTCGCGATCATCATGTTCGTGGTCGGCTCGATCGGCGCCGGGCTGTCGGTCGCCGTCGCGCCGATGATGGCCTTCCGGGCCGTGCAGGGGTTGGCGATGGGCGGCTTGACCGCGCTCACCCAGTCGATCATGGCGACGATCATCTCGCCTCGCGAGCGTGGCCGGTACAGCGGCTACATGGGCGCGGTGATGGCCGTCAGCACGGTCTCCGGGCCGGTGCTCGGCGGAATCATCACCGACCATCTCGGCTGGCGCTGGTGCTTCTTCGTGGTGATCCCGCTGGCGTTGGTCTCCTCGGTCGTGCTGCAGCGCACGCTGCGGCTGCCGCACGTCCGCCGGCCGGTGCGCTTCGACTATGTCGGCGCCGTGCTGTTCGCCGTCGCCGCGGCGTTGCCGATGCTGTGGGTCACCTTCGCCGGGCAGGACTATGCCTGGCTCTCCTGGGAGACGGCGGCCTTCCTCGGCGGCACCGTGGCGGCCGCCGCGCTCGCCGTGTTCGTCGAGCTCCGGGTGCCCGATCCGATGGTCCCCCTGCGCGTGCTGGGCAACCGGACGACCGCGCTGATGATCATCACCGCGATCGGCGCCGGGGTGGCGATGTTCACCGGTGGCACGTTCATGACCCAGTACTTCCAACTCGCCGGCGGCTTCGCACCGACCACCGCCGGACTGATGACCATTCCGTTGATCATCGCGCAGATGCTGTCCACGACGATCAGCGGGCAGCTCGTCAGCCGAACCGGTCGCTGGAAGCCGATCATGGTGATCAGTGCGGTGATGCTGGTGATCGGCCTGTTCGCGCTCAGCACCATCGATCATGCGACTGCGTACCCGCTGGTTGCGGTGTACATGTTCGTGATGGGCATCGGGGTCGGCGGCCTGCTGCAGAACACGGTGCTGGCGGTGCAGAACACGGTCGCCCTGAAGGACATGGGTGCGGCCTCGGCGACGGTCGCGTTCTTCCGTTCGCTCGGCGGCGCCGTGGGGGTCTCGATGCTCGGGGCGCTGCTGGCCAATCACGTGCAGCAACGCGTGGTCGACGGCCTGCGGTCGATCGGCATCGATCCTTCGCTGGCGGGGGGCGGTGGCGGGAGCCTTGACCTGTCCGCGCTGCCGCCGGCCGTGCGGCAGGTGATCCACTTCGCCTACGGCGATTCGTTCGGCCAGTTGTTCCTGGTCGCCGGGATCGTCGCGGCCGCCTCGCTGGTGGCGGTGATCATCGTCGTGGAGCAGCCGCTGCGCGACACGATCGACCTGAAGCCAGCGCCCGACCGATCGGTGCCGAACCCGAACAGGACCCCGGCGACCGCGGGCGTCAGTCCAGCAGGTGGCGCAGATAGCGGCCGGGCGCATCGAGATAGCGACGCCAGTGCTGGACCAGTTCAAGGTCATCCCAGCTCGTCTGGGCGTACCCCCGCTCGTCGAGCTCGATGA